The nucleotide window ATCAATGAAACAAGCAACTCTTGAGGCAGATAAAATTATGGAAACATACTCTTATGAATATTACTCTTGTTATGCTGTAAAATCCTGTTGTTTATTCTTCGAGCCTATCCCAAAACCTTGAATTTTGAATAATTGCTCTAATTTCTAAACATGAAAACAGTAGATTTGGGAATAAAATTGGTTTTGGGATGAGCTCTTCTTTTAATCGTGATGCTTTCACTCATTTCATGCTGCTATGCTCAGGTTAATTGAATCTTTTGAACTGCTATTGCTCAAGTTAATTGAATCTTTTGAACTGCTATACTCAGTTCCCTGTTGTCATCTTTACTATTTAACTCTGGAATTTCACTTGGGCTTTCAGACCCTTCTGGCACATGCAGAAGGATGAGATTATCGCCTTTCTTCAAGCTAATTGGGATAGACATACTGGAAAAATCTGTAGTTATAGCTTGTCTGCCTTGAAGATCTTCGTTATTGTAAACCTCCAGTGTTCTCGGACTGTAGAAACTGAACGCCTGAATATTTAATGTAGCGTTTCTGACGCTATCTGAGTGAATTAATATTGTAGCGTTGTCTGATATCCATCTGGTAGGTTTTCCACTTATATTTTCCAGCTGATTCCATCCGTCTTTTAAAATCATAAAAGACTTCAAAGGCTCTTTTTTGACATGGTACACGATTAGAGAATCTTTTTCATATATTTTTCTTTCTGCGTTTAATGTTTTCTGTATCAGTTTCTCAATAAAGTCAATATCTCCATCATTCATATAGTTTGTATGCAAAATAATATATGATATGTTATAATAATTTAAAATGGATGTTCCGACTTCATTTATATCCTGGTCCAGAATATCATCAGTAAAAGGCTGCAAATAGGTTAATTCCCTTACTACAGGTGTCTTTAGTTCAAAATCTCTCGCAGTAGACGGATATCTAGCAGCCCAATTACCTACAACAGGTTTTCCATGTATTGTCTGGTAATAAATGATGGTTGAACCTGCCAAATAATCTTTGGTTGCAGGAATTTCAAGCAGTGCGTAGTTATCTTTATCCTGTGAAATCTCTTTGTAAAATGAGGGTTCATCAACAGGTGATAAAGATACAGGAACTGCCAGATATTCGAAGATTATCAAACCGGTTATTACAATTGCAGACACCTTTTTATTAATCCGGTTAGATTTTAGCAGTTCTGTGGTTCCATAACCCATCAAAACTGCGAATGAGAGAGAAGCAATTACAAAAAATCTACCGGTTGTCCGGCAGTTGTCCAGAAATGGGATCACATAATACAAAACTAAATACGGAAGAGGAACAGTAGTATTAAACTCTGTAAATGAGGTCTTACCATTTACGTGAAGAAGTGGACCAAGACTGATTAGCGAAAAAGACAGGGCAGCTATTAGCCAGAACTTTACGTTTTTGTTTCCCTTCAATCTATGAGCTGCAAATAAAGAGAGAAAAATCACAGTGTATCCGATAAACATCGTGTTTTCACTGATATTTCCTGAAAAATTGCTGTAAATGTTTGTAGTAATATTTCCAAAAACAGGATGCAAAACCGAAGGAAGAAAAAAGCTCAGTAAATCAGCTGAATACATAACCGCTTCAGAGGAGCCTAATTTTAAAAAGTTGTTACCGGACGTTGCTGTTAGAATGTTTTCCAGCGTGAGAGGTATTATACCTATAAAAGAAACAAACCCAAATAAGCTATATTTGCAGAAAGTTTGTTTCAGGATCTCCTTAGAACTTGTTATCTCTTTAGAATTTGTTATTTTTTTAGAATTTGTTATCACTTTAGAATTTACTTTTTTTTCCTTTAAGGAAATATAAATTTCATATGTGAATAGTAGCATCACGAAAATTCCCATAAATACCATATATTGAAGGTCGCTCATGGCTACTAGAATAAAGAATATCCCCGCAAAAAAACTGTTTCGAACTCCGCCTTCTTTAAACATTTTCATTAAATAAAGAGCGCAGAAAGGTATCCATTCAATACTGGTTGCCCCAAAATGGCCAAGTGCATGTACAAAATGATAAGGTGAGAAAGCAAACACAATTCCTGCAATGAAAGAAGAAATTCTGTCATTAGTCAGATACCTTACAAGCAAATATGCACCGTATGCCCCAAAAATAAATGAGAATAACCATAGTATGGTGTATACGACGTGAATTTCCATTATACTTGATAAAATGTATGAGAGGATTTGATTAAATGCCGATTGAAAGGGTGAAGCTGGGATTCCATCCGGATAAAATATTAAATAATCGTGTGTTAATTTTGTTAGTCCAGGGTTAAATATCGCTACTGGCATATACCAGAGTATTCTTATCCATTGAAATGCGTCACCGCCTCCCGGAATATGATTGCGTATATTGAAAACCACAGGATAAGTGAGTATAAAAGTTAATAAAGTATACAGTGTTAAGACACTGGCATGCTCTTTCAAACTTTTTTTGGAAAAATTCAATATTTGGCTATTAATTAAGTGTTTTTTTAGCCATTTCGGTGTACCCGATATCATTGTTCCTCTCATGGGTAAAACTCGATTATGATTTTACTCGATTATTTTAAGTTTATGTAAGATCAACCTCTAGTTAGCCGCTTGGCAAATTAATTATGTATATGTTTTTAATTTTTAAATATTTTTTAATTCATTGAATCTTTTAGTTCTTTGAATTTTTTAATTTTTAGAACTTTTTAGTTTTTTGAATCTTTTTTAATTTTTCAATCTCTTTTAAATATTTTTAACTTTTATTTTTAAGTTATTCTTTTTTAATCTTCTTCTTAAATTCTTTTTATTAAATCTTCTTTTTAATCCCCTTTTTAATTTCTATTCTTTAATTGTTGCTTTGTATAGAATTTCAGAGATATTATTAAGTTAATGGTCGGATTCCGCTGAAAAGTTATAATTAACTTTTTATCATTTTATGGAAAATTCACTATTTTTACGGGTAATTTCTCAGGCTATGTAGAAAACTTTGTGAAATAATTTCTCCATAAGTTTGAATTGAAGAAGCCAGCATATTCGATATATATTTACTCATAAACTTCAACCTTTTGGAACTGATCTGGATAAGTTTTCTAAGGAGCTGTAAAACGTTAAAACTGAAGTAACTATAATTTTACCTGCCATTTTCCAGTTCATAGCTATCGTATTTTATGACATAATCATCGTTATTTCTCGAATTTGTGATCAGTTCTCCTATCAGGCCAAGGGAAATAAACTGAGCCCCAGTGACTGTAAGTAAGATCCCGAGCATGAGAAGAGGCCTATCTCCTATTTTTAGTCCTGCAGCCCACAAAACTATTAAATATATGGATATAATCACCCCGGATAACCCAAAAAGGATTCCTATACCTCCGAAAACGTGTAGAGGCCTCTTTTTGTACATCATCAGAAACGTAACTGTAATAAGGTCAAGAAATCCTTTCAATAGCCTTTCAATCCCATACTTTGATTCTCCGTGTACTCTCGGGTGATGTTCAACTTCAATCTCTCCTACGGTGTAACCTTTCCAGTAAACAAGAGCCGGGATGTAACGATGAAGTTCTCCATACAAATTTATGTTTTTTACGACATAGTTATTGTATGCTTTATATCCACAATTGAAGTCGTGGACCTCGACT belongs to Methanosarcina barkeri 3 and includes:
- a CDS encoding glycosyltransferase family 2 protein produces the protein MSSKPNLSIIIPVHNEEENILELYERLYSTLSLPSLIETTYEIIFIDDGSTDGTFEEIKKIKNSKVKVVRFQRNYGKAAALSCGFKRSKGDFVITMDGDLQDDPKEIPRFIEELKRYDMVSGWKNKRQDPISKTLPSKVFNRLTRFITGVEVHDFNCGYKAYNNYVVKNINLYGELHRYIPALVYWKGYTVGEIEVEHHPRVHGESKYGIERLLKGFLDLITVTFLMMYKKRPLHVFGGIGILFGLSGVIISIYLIVLWAAGLKIGDRPLLMLGILLTVTGAQFISLGLIGELITNSRNNDDYVIKYDSYELENGR